The nucleotide sequence ATTAAAATACTGTCAGGGTTTACAAAGCTATCATCTATAGCAAAGGTAGCGACATGTGGCGTGCTTCCATCTTGACTGGTTGCTACGGATATAGTGATAGGGTTTTTATGTACCACGACGGGGCTTTGTCGCAGCTCTCTTGTTGCCATAGGCATTTTAACGATATAAACGGGTTCCCATTCACCTGGAGCGAAATTTAGCTCGAACTCACCGGTAAATAAGCTGTCGTTAGCATGTTCATCAAGATCTCTGCCGTCATCTCTAAACGAGGTGAGTTTGACTGGCTCAGCACCAAAATTATAAAAGTCTGCGTTGTTGGTACTAAAGAAATCAACATCAAGCGCTAATACTTGATTAAAGGAAGGATCGTTAATGGCCATTTCACCATTAAATATCCGCCCTTCCATTTTTAGTGTTTCGCCCTGTAAGATAATTTCAGGTAAGGGCTCTACCGCTAAGTTAATTTCTGAAATCACCATAATCTTACTTTCAGGTAATACTTCGCCAATCACCTGCCATGGCCCAATCATCGGTGATTTAATTTTGATCATATCGAAAGTTCGATCGTCAAACCATTGCACTTTATCTTTTTCTAAGTCGTTAATTTTTAATTTTGCACCATTTGGTTGCACAAGAATGACAGGTTGGGTGCCACTGCGACGATAAAACAGTAATGTTACTTCCTCGAGCTGCGCGTCAATACGAAAACGATTATCAAAATAAGGAATTTGGTTTGTAATATTATCATCAGTGTAATATTCAATTTCAGCGGGCGCTTGCTGCGCATGAGTGCTTAAGTTGAACATTAATGCTAGTACGGCGCCGGTCAAACTATTTTTAAGTAAAGAGGTACGGTTAAAAAAACTTATTTTTGTATTGCTGGTGCTTGTACTGTGTGTGTCTGCATTACTTAATTGTGCCATAGTGGCGTAGCCCCTTCGTCATTAACGATACTCAAACGTTTTTCGTGTTCTGTGACTTCATCGGCAGTTGCAGTTAAAACCTTTAATTTAGCACGGTTGAGAGTGACTCTACGAATAGCATTAGCGTCTTCGGCTTGGCTGTCACCTGACTGCAAGTTTAACGTTGCCTGCTTACGTGTCATTTCAATGTAAACAAATGCCAGTAATTGAGCATCAATCAACGCGCCATGATAGGTACGGTCTATTAATTTATCGACTTTATAAAAACGGGCCAAATAATCTAAGGTTTTAGGTGAGCCAAATTCATCCTTCGATACTTTTAATGTATCAGTAATGCTACATATGTCTGTTGTTTTTGGCAGGCCTCGCATCATTGCAAATTCATGGTCCATAAAACCAACATCAAACTTGGCATTATGAATAACTAAACGAGCACCTTGAATGAAATTAATAAACTCTTGTGCTATTTGTCCAAATACAGGTTTGTCACGTAAAAAGTCATCGGTCAGGCCATGAATATTGATAACTTCTTGGTCCATTACCATTTGCATACCCTGCGCCATAGGCTTGACGTATACATGATAGCTTCGACCGGTTAGTTGACGATTGATCATTTCTACACAACCAATTTCAACAATACGGTGTCCCTCACGTGGGTTTATACCCGTGGTTTCCGTATCGAGTATGATCAGTCGTTCGTCTTGCTTGTTTTCTTCAATCAATGTTTAACCCTTTAATTTATGGCTTTTGATGTTTATTTTTCAGACTTGCTTTTTAGATTATTTTTCAGGTAATTCTTCAGGAAATTCAGCTAGATTAATGGTAAATCGTTTACTGCGCAATATATAGAATACAGCTGACATGACTAACGAGCAATGCACCATCAACCAAGATAGCGATTGTAGATGCCAAATAAAATATCCTAAAACGCCGATGAGTAAGTCGAACGCTAAAGCACCAATCAATAATGTTTTACACTTTTGCCAGCAAGTACGCACCCAAGTTGCCGCATTAGGCCGTCGTAAACTTAAAACAAGCACAATAAATAGTCCAATAACACCCGAAACTAAGTTCAGATAAAATAATGATGTTTGCGGATATATCCATTGAATAATACCAACATGGTCGCGCATATTAGTCACTGACATGATCCAGATGATATAAGCGCGCAAAACAAACAATAAAATAAGATAAATACCGGGTGCCAATTTTAAACAATCAAAGTTATCAAAATCTTTTGGTAATAAATTTGCGTAATATTTAGTCGACATAAACGATTACTTATCACCTTCTGTCTGGTTAGATTTTTTCTGCTTGTTGATCGTGGCATTTTTTAATGCTTGTTCATGCTCTAAATGCTTTTGCCCAAAGGCAAGTGCGCGGACGGTCTTTGAACTAAACTCTCGATTATATAATATATAAACAACAAACAAACTTGCTAGCATAAAAAATAACGGATGAAAAAACCAACATAAAGCGGCCATTGAAAAATAATAAGAACGTAAGCCGTAGTTATAAGAATGGGCCGCTTGGTCTTGTACCACTGCCATTTGTTCAGCGTATTGTTTTAGAT is from Colwellia sp. Arc7-635 and encodes:
- a CDS encoding TIGR03503 family protein is translated as MAQLSNADTHSTSTSNTKISFFNRTSLLKNSLTGAVLALMFNLSTHAQQAPAEIEYYTDDNITNQIPYFDNRFRIDAQLEEVTLLFYRRSGTQPVILVQPNGAKLKINDLEKDKVQWFDDRTFDMIKIKSPMIGPWQVIGEVLPESKIMVISEINLAVEPLPEIILQGETLKMEGRIFNGEMAINDPSFNQVLALDVDFFSTNNADFYNFGAEPVKLTSFRDDGRDLDEHANDSLFTGEFELNFAPGEWEPVYIVKMPMATRELRQSPVVVHKNPITISVATSQDGSTPHVATFAIDDSFVNPDSILIQGKVTFPDKQVTPFAVMKGKGKSRLHDIAYTEPGVHRIKIDIFGETTKGREFRATVPEFSFNVDRVGGPLIPNINGQSDNFDPDQKNTQVIVNAEMEAKKIAEALAQAKEVQKAEIADKSQTTLIYIIGGNTVVIIIAVLMFILMRRKKGK
- the dnaQ gene encoding DNA polymerase III subunit epsilon, giving the protein MIEENKQDERLIILDTETTGINPREGHRIVEIGCVEMINRQLTGRSYHVYVKPMAQGMQMVMDQEVINIHGLTDDFLRDKPVFGQIAQEFINFIQGARLVIHNAKFDVGFMDHEFAMMRGLPKTTDICSITDTLKVSKDEFGSPKTLDYLARFYKVDKLIDRTYHGALIDAQLLAFVYIEMTRKQATLNLQSGDSQAEDANAIRRVTLNRAKLKVLTATADEVTEHEKRLSIVNDEGATPLWHN
- a CDS encoding DUF2919 family protein produces the protein MSTKYYANLLPKDFDNFDCLKLAPGIYLILLFVLRAYIIWIMSVTNMRDHVGIIQWIYPQTSLFYLNLVSGVIGLFIVLVLSLRRPNAATWVRTCWQKCKTLLIGALAFDLLIGVLGYFIWHLQSLSWLMVHCSLVMSAVFYILRSKRFTINLAEFPEELPEK